In Candidatus Cybelea sp., a single window of DNA contains:
- a CDS encoding aldo/keto reductase: MDASQIFRGKPFGLGGVPFGNEFAYLTDEVAYATIAAAWSAGVRYYDTSPWYGLGLAERRLGAFLHQQPRAGYILSSKVGKLLTASRDNHAKRYFPFTPSPNDLRYDYSADGVKRSIEDSLQRLGVDALDVVFVHDLSPDNPWLPGPWEEQFEIARKGAFPALSRMRDEGVIKGWGLGVNSPEPILKLMDVADANVCLLARQYSLIDHERALHEVFPKARERGMAFVVGSSLNAGFISGSARFNYGKDNYKIPPEAIEKRNRLRAVAARYGVDLRTAALQFSLAPDVAAALVVGCSNPQQVLADYTSLETSIPQVFWSDLRSEKLIEAGAALPSEN, translated from the coding sequence ATGGATGCCTCGCAGATTTTCCGGGGGAAGCCCTTCGGTCTCGGGGGCGTGCCCTTCGGCAACGAGTTTGCCTACCTCACCGACGAGGTCGCGTATGCGACGATCGCCGCCGCCTGGAGCGCGGGAGTGCGCTACTACGACACCTCACCGTGGTACGGTCTGGGGCTCGCGGAGCGGCGTCTCGGTGCGTTTTTGCACCAACAGCCGCGTGCCGGCTACATCCTCTCCTCGAAGGTCGGTAAGCTGCTGACGGCGTCGCGCGACAACCATGCCAAACGATATTTTCCGTTCACTCCCTCGCCCAACGACCTTCGCTACGATTACAGCGCCGACGGCGTCAAGCGCTCGATCGAAGACAGCCTGCAGCGCTTGGGCGTCGACGCGCTCGACGTCGTCTTCGTTCACGACCTCTCGCCGGATAATCCGTGGCTGCCGGGGCCGTGGGAAGAGCAATTCGAAATTGCGCGCAAGGGCGCGTTCCCGGCGCTCAGCCGGATGCGCGACGAAGGCGTGATCAAAGGCTGGGGGCTCGGCGTCAACTCACCCGAACCGATTCTCAAGCTGATGGACGTGGCCGATGCCAACGTATGCCTGCTCGCGCGTCAGTACTCGTTGATCGATCACGAGAGAGCGCTGCACGAAGTTTTTCCGAAGGCTCGCGAGCGCGGGATGGCCTTCGTCGTCGGTTCGTCGCTCAACGCCGGCTTTATCAGCGGCAGCGCCCGCTTCAACTACGGTAAGGACAACTATAAGATCCCGCCCGAGGCGATCGAGAAGCGAAACCGCCTGCGCGCGGTCGCCGCGCGCTACGGCGTCGATCTGCGCACGGCCGCCCTGCAGTTCTCGCTTGCGCCCGACGTCGCCGCCGCACTTGTCGTCGGCTGCTCGAATCCGCAGCAGGTGCTCGCGGACTACACGTCGCTCGAGACGAGCATTCCGCAAGTGTTCTGGTCCGATCTGCGCTCGGAGAAGCTGATCGAGGCCGGGGCCGCGCTGCCGTCAGAAAATTAA
- a CDS encoding dihydrofolate reductase family protein, producing the protein MAKLIYAINTSLDGYIEDAAGNFDWVNPNEVFKFVTELLRPIGTHLYGRRLCETMAYWDAAAIEAYPPEQRDFARVWQKAQKIVFSRTLTKAPTRNTRLERDFDPEAIRKFKRESEHDIHIGGAELAGLALEADLVDECHLFLNPVIVGGGKPAFRAGQQRSLELLETRRFGTGVIHAHYRLRGR; encoded by the coding sequence ATGGCGAAGCTGATTTACGCTATCAATACGTCGCTCGACGGTTACATAGAGGACGCAGCCGGCAACTTCGACTGGGTGAATCCCAATGAAGTGTTCAAGTTCGTTACCGAGCTGTTGCGGCCGATCGGAACCCACCTTTATGGGCGGCGACTCTGTGAGACGATGGCCTACTGGGATGCCGCGGCGATCGAAGCCTATCCGCCCGAGCAGCGCGACTTCGCACGGGTATGGCAAAAGGCCCAAAAGATCGTTTTTTCACGAACGCTGACGAAGGCTCCGACACGCAACACGCGTCTTGAGCGGGACTTCGACCCCGAGGCGATTCGGAAGTTCAAGCGCGAATCGGAGCATGACATCCACATTGGCGGCGCCGAGCTTGCGGGGCTTGCGCTCGAAGCCGATCTCGTCGACGAGTGTCACCTGTTTCTCAACCCGGTGATCGTCGGCGGTGGAAAACCGGCATTCCGAGCCGGCCAACAGCGGAGTCTCGAACTCCTCGAGACGCGTCGCTTCGGCACCGGCGTAATCCACGCGCACTATCGCCTACGAGGCCGTTAG
- a CDS encoding DUF899 domain-containing protein, which produces MTNPQAPQRPPIVSAQEWQAELEQLVVKEKELTRARDAMAARRRRMPWLAVEKTYTFDGPKGKASLIDLFEGRRQLIVYRAFHEPGVFGWPEHACRGCSMVADQVAHVAHLNARDTTLAFISRAPQADIERVKARMGWKMPWYTITDSFDADFGVDEWHGTNVFFRDGERVFRTYFINNRGDEQMGGTWNYLDVTPLGRQEKWEDSPAGYPQSEPYTWWNWHDNYAAEASPDPKWSAVVENAKTS; this is translated from the coding sequence ATGACCAATCCGCAAGCACCGCAGCGGCCGCCGATCGTATCGGCTCAGGAGTGGCAGGCCGAGCTCGAACAGCTGGTCGTAAAGGAAAAGGAGTTAACGCGGGCGCGCGACGCCATGGCCGCACGGCGGCGCCGGATGCCGTGGCTAGCCGTCGAGAAAACGTATACGTTTGATGGGCCCAAGGGCAAAGCGAGTCTGATCGATTTATTTGAAGGGCGCCGTCAGCTGATCGTTTACCGCGCGTTCCACGAGCCCGGAGTCTTCGGGTGGCCCGAGCATGCGTGCCGCGGCTGCTCGATGGTGGCCGATCAAGTCGCACACGTCGCGCACCTCAACGCCCGCGATACCACCCTGGCGTTCATCTCGCGTGCGCCGCAGGCCGACATCGAGCGCGTGAAGGCGCGGATGGGCTGGAAGATGCCGTGGTACACGATCACCGATAGTTTCGACGCCGACTTCGGCGTGGACGAGTGGCACGGCACCAACGTCTTCTTCCGCGACGGCGAGCGCGTGTTCCGCACCTACTTCATCAACAACCGCGGCGACGAGCAGATGGGCGGCACCTGGAACTACCTCGACGTGACGCCGCTCGGGCGCCAGGAAAAGTGGGAAGACTCGCCAGCGGGCTACCCGCAGAGCGAGCCGTACACGTGGTGGAACTGGCACGACAACTACGCCGCCGAGGCTTCGCCGGATCCCAAATGGAGCGCGGTCGTCGAGAACGCGAAAACGTCGTGA
- a CDS encoding alpha/beta hydrolase, giving the protein MALRFVSLLLLAASASLFVLAPQLAAGQSAGPVPRFEPASCPKTPEPIAALKSARCGFLIVPENRSRNGGRLIRLAVAIVRSRSKPPQPDPIVFMAGGPGEAATHDIPFLVDAGINRNRDVIVMNQRGTLYDKPDLNCPELDRYYAQQVGLVYDAPSTGKVQAAAAAACRRRLVAQGIDLSAYNTTENEADFADLRRVLGVAQWNVYGYSYGTDLALSLMRDHPDGIRSVVIDSVVPPDIVSLPWTWSSTREGIAAVFGDCQAEPACNRKYPNLMATFTQLVKRLEAHPLVKYVVPPQGGRAVKVVLDGGALLNMLVANRPKAPDVPKAIGELARGNPTMLLQVRAAGAEVSAVPDQAQGMTQSFVCREWEPYGSPAEILRAGKQVFPTLPDSVLINAAQLPFEDELCQAWNVPPGPAKQRVRVRSNIPTLVVSGAIDAKTGAQWGRYAASTLPNSTYVRIKAVGHWVIVQSPCAQQIFQSFLQSPRSPKTSCAATLQGIGFKL; this is encoded by the coding sequence GTGGCACTGCGATTCGTCTCTCTGTTGCTGCTCGCCGCATCGGCGTCGTTGTTTGTTTTGGCGCCGCAGCTTGCCGCCGGGCAATCGGCAGGGCCGGTGCCGCGTTTCGAACCGGCGTCGTGCCCGAAGACGCCCGAGCCGATCGCGGCGCTAAAAAGCGCGCGCTGCGGGTTCTTGATCGTGCCGGAAAACCGCTCGCGGAACGGCGGGCGGCTGATTCGTCTCGCCGTCGCGATCGTCCGCTCGCGTTCGAAGCCGCCCCAGCCGGATCCAATCGTGTTCATGGCCGGCGGCCCCGGTGAGGCGGCGACTCACGATATACCATTCTTAGTGGACGCGGGCATCAACCGCAATCGCGATGTGATCGTCATGAATCAGCGCGGAACGCTCTACGACAAGCCCGATCTCAACTGTCCTGAGCTCGACCGCTACTACGCGCAGCAAGTCGGCCTCGTCTACGACGCGCCGTCGACGGGCAAGGTGCAAGCCGCGGCGGCGGCAGCCTGCCGTCGGCGTCTCGTCGCGCAAGGCATCGATCTCAGCGCCTACAACACGACCGAAAACGAGGCCGATTTCGCCGATCTTCGCCGCGTGCTCGGCGTTGCGCAATGGAACGTCTACGGGTACTCGTACGGTACCGACCTCGCGCTCTCACTGATGCGCGATCACCCCGACGGTATCCGCAGCGTCGTCATCGATTCGGTCGTTCCGCCGGATATCGTCAGCCTGCCGTGGACCTGGAGCAGTACTCGCGAGGGAATCGCGGCGGTCTTCGGCGACTGTCAGGCGGAGCCGGCCTGTAATCGCAAGTATCCCAATCTGATGGCGACCTTTACGCAGCTCGTGAAGCGCTTGGAGGCGCACCCGCTCGTTAAGTACGTCGTTCCGCCGCAGGGCGGCCGCGCCGTCAAAGTCGTGCTCGACGGCGGCGCTCTGCTCAACATGCTCGTGGCGAACCGTCCGAAAGCGCCGGACGTTCCCAAGGCGATCGGCGAGCTCGCGCGCGGCAATCCAACGATGTTGTTACAGGTGCGCGCGGCTGGAGCCGAGGTCTCCGCCGTTCCCGACCAGGCGCAGGGCATGACCCAGAGTTTCGTCTGCCGCGAGTGGGAACCGTACGGATCGCCGGCGGAAATTTTGCGCGCCGGAAAACAGGTCTTTCCCACACTGCCCGACTCGGTGCTGATCAACGCTGCGCAGCTGCCGTTCGAAGACGAACTCTGCCAGGCTTGGAACGTTCCGCCGGGGCCGGCCAAACAGCGCGTGCGGGTGCGCAGCAACATTCCCACCTTGGTCGTCTCGGGCGCGATCGATGCGAAGACGGGCGCGCAGTGGGGGCGCTATGCCGCCAGCACCCTGCCGAACTCGACCTACGTGCGCATCAAGGCCGTCGGACATTGGGTGATCGTGCAGTCGCCGTGCGCGCAGCAGATCTTCCAGTCGTTTCTCCAAAGCCCGCGTTCGCCCAAGACTTCGTGTGCCGCTACGCTGCAAGGAATAGGATTCAAACTGTAA
- a CDS encoding alpha/beta hydrolase, whose amino-acid sequence MKRLVWLVTIAGALSAGSFAALVAAKTPSGNASFVSAPCPAMPQPIAELKKARCGRLVVPEDRRSGSKQTITLSVAIVPASSPKAKSDPIVWLAGGPGDDAITEIPMALAGKLNADRDVIFMSQRGTYSAQPRLTCAAVDRWAGKTLDMPYDAAATGDAFSAATLECRRELAAKTRDLAAYNTLESADDVDDLRAALHIAKWNVYGISYGTDLALTYQREHPGGIRSVAIDGIFPPSLAGGAAAWKSAAEGINAVFNACGQQAACRKRYGDIGATFRRLVLRYEASPQTVKVQVPGHSGKVSVKISGGMLVQWAVSPGTHLAAKLPAGIDALAHGDPGPVASTWAAPKLDPAGEGVLANGLFYGVSCGEWVPYETEQSVVAAGRRAFPTFPLSILKNAPNLPFMRQNCSDWNVPAVSSQVRAVTTGSIPTLVISAQYDGQTAASFGAYVARTLRNSTVVTIPNVAHVAFGSPSTEANNCAYAIAASFFNNLNRADTSCVKRVPATNFVLK is encoded by the coding sequence ATGAAACGCCTCGTCTGGCTCGTTACGATCGCAGGTGCGCTCTCGGCAGGGAGTTTCGCCGCGCTGGTTGCGGCAAAAACACCGTCCGGCAACGCCTCGTTCGTCTCCGCCCCGTGCCCCGCGATGCCGCAGCCGATCGCCGAGCTGAAAAAGGCGCGTTGCGGGCGGCTCGTCGTTCCGGAGGACCGCCGCAGCGGGAGCAAACAAACGATAACCCTGTCGGTGGCGATTGTCCCGGCGAGCTCGCCGAAGGCGAAAAGCGATCCGATCGTGTGGCTTGCCGGCGGCCCGGGCGATGACGCAATCACCGAGATTCCGATGGCATTGGCCGGAAAGCTCAACGCCGACCGCGACGTCATCTTCATGTCGCAGCGCGGCACCTACAGCGCGCAGCCGAGGCTGACGTGCGCGGCGGTCGATCGCTGGGCCGGCAAGACGCTCGATATGCCGTACGATGCTGCGGCGACCGGTGACGCGTTCTCCGCGGCAACGCTCGAATGCCGGCGCGAGCTGGCCGCGAAGACGCGCGACCTCGCGGCCTACAACACGTTGGAGAGCGCGGACGACGTCGACGATCTGCGCGCCGCCCTGCACATTGCGAAATGGAACGTCTACGGAATCTCTTATGGAACCGATCTCGCGCTGACGTACCAGCGCGAACATCCCGGCGGCATTCGTTCGGTCGCGATCGACGGCATCTTTCCGCCGTCGCTGGCCGGCGGAGCCGCGGCCTGGAAGAGCGCGGCCGAAGGAATCAACGCCGTTTTCAACGCGTGCGGGCAACAAGCCGCGTGCCGTAAACGCTACGGCGATATCGGCGCGACGTTCCGGCGGCTGGTGCTGCGCTACGAAGCATCGCCGCAGACCGTCAAGGTGCAAGTGCCCGGGCACTCCGGAAAAGTAAGCGTCAAGATCAGCGGCGGCATGCTCGTGCAATGGGCGGTATCGCCGGGGACGCACCTCGCGGCAAAACTGCCCGCCGGAATTGACGCGCTCGCGCACGGCGATCCGGGGCCGGTCGCATCGACCTGGGCGGCACCGAAGCTCGATCCCGCCGGCGAGGGCGTGCTCGCCAACGGCTTGTTCTACGGCGTCTCGTGCGGTGAGTGGGTACCCTATGAAACCGAGCAGAGCGTTGTCGCTGCCGGACGCCGCGCCTTTCCCACCTTTCCGCTTTCGATTCTCAAAAACGCTCCCAACCTGCCGTTTATGCGCCAGAACTGCAGCGACTGGAACGTGCCGGCGGTCTCTTCGCAAGTCCGAGCGGTGACCACCGGCAGCATCCCGACGCTGGTGATATCCGCGCAGTACGACGGTCAGACCGCGGCCTCGTTCGGAGCCTACGTGGCGCGAACGCTGCGCAACTCCACCGTCGTGACGATTCCCAACGTCGCGCACGTTGCCTTCGGAAGCCCCTCCACCGAGGCGAACAACTGCGCCTACGCAATCGCCGCCTCGTTCTTCAACAATTTGAACCGCGCCGATACGAGCTGCGTCAAGCGGGTACCGGCGACGAACTTCGTGCTCAAGTAA
- a CDS encoding peptidoglycan-binding protein, translating to MPATISLGSTGDDVKRLQRVLARHLLWNPFGPITGSFDASLETAVKSFQQSNGLTVDGIVGPQTWAALPSYREASPKLAQGSEGPVVAWLQKALSGADVAVQFTPYAGAIDGLFGPATETSVRALQTWAGVAVDGVAGDDTWFVWMTPGSAQQLTLEGACGLTNGLL from the coding sequence ATGCCGGCAACGATTAGTCTGGGCTCGACGGGCGACGACGTCAAACGCCTGCAGCGCGTTCTCGCGCGCCATCTGCTCTGGAATCCCTTCGGGCCGATCACCGGTTCGTTCGACGCGAGCCTGGAAACGGCGGTGAAGAGCTTTCAACAGTCCAACGGCTTGACCGTCGACGGAATTGTCGGGCCGCAAACCTGGGCGGCGCTCCCGAGCTATCGCGAAGCCTCACCAAAGCTCGCGCAAGGCTCGGAAGGGCCGGTCGTCGCGTGGCTGCAGAAGGCGCTCTCGGGCGCGGACGTCGCGGTGCAATTCACGCCCTACGCCGGCGCGATCGACGGCCTCTTCGGCCCGGCGACGGAGACTTCGGTTCGTGCTCTGCAAACGTGGGCGGGTGTCGCTGTTGACGGCGTCGCCGGCGACGACACCTGGTTCGTCTGGATGACGCCGGGTTCGGCGCAGCAACTGACGTTAGAAGGAGCCTGCGGACTCACCAACGGTCTTTTATAA
- a CDS encoding (2Fe-2S)-binding protein, whose product MFICICNGLTERRIVEAVQQGAPSHDEVYARCDCMAQCYACAQEIDQIVRRVTNAPPPMPKAQQDGGTNAALEPLRLTMSSTIPISSVKGCDDRPPKNETMRSKNSSRLGALMALPVLAAALASCSGSPVSGTAGGSATPPLAGSASPGKAAEACTINPSSTIEDGVNSPQSVVFDGEGRLYVANFQENAVTVYAAATHKLVETIRVGVDHPTTLALDGLGKLYVANSNSTVSVYSEKNWQVVRKINVESPQVLAFDGQGNLYVAHFHSDGVSIFAPGSGTPLRTIKKGISTPFAMAFDAFDQLYVANHGANSVTVYAFGSIVPDRTVSKFVSHPTSIAIDGLNNLYVANSTDDSVSIYGPHDAQPKRELFRGVFRPTSLAIDSFDNLYVGNSAAGHGSVSVYAPKSGRPIQTLCPGITIPVAMGFDAHGSLYVANTNSKKIPIFPPLP is encoded by the coding sequence GTGTTTATCTGCATTTGCAACGGGTTAACGGAGCGACGCATCGTGGAAGCAGTCCAGCAGGGTGCCCCTTCGCACGACGAAGTGTACGCGCGCTGCGATTGCATGGCGCAATGCTACGCCTGCGCGCAGGAGATCGATCAGATCGTGCGGCGGGTTACGAATGCTCCGCCACCTATGCCCAAAGCGCAGCAGGACGGTGGAACAAATGCCGCGCTCGAACCGTTAAGACTAACGATGAGTTCAACCATTCCGATATCCTCGGTCAAGGGCTGCGACGACCGGCCGCCAAAGAATGAAACCATGCGCAGCAAGAACAGTTCTCGCCTCGGCGCGCTTATGGCGCTGCCGGTCCTCGCGGCCGCGCTCGCGAGCTGCAGTGGTTCGCCGGTCTCCGGAACCGCCGGCGGGAGTGCGACTCCGCCGCTGGCCGGCTCCGCCTCGCCGGGCAAGGCCGCCGAGGCCTGCACCATCAACCCTTCGTCCACGATCGAAGACGGCGTCAATTCTCCGCAGTCGGTCGTCTTCGACGGCGAGGGGCGCCTCTACGTTGCGAATTTTCAGGAAAATGCGGTCACCGTCTATGCGGCGGCCACTCACAAACTCGTCGAAACGATCCGCGTGGGCGTCGACCATCCGACGACGCTCGCGCTGGACGGGCTCGGAAAGCTCTACGTCGCCAATTCGAATAGCACGGTGAGCGTGTACAGCGAGAAGAATTGGCAGGTCGTACGGAAGATCAATGTCGAGTCTCCACAGGTGCTCGCCTTCGACGGCCAAGGAAACTTGTACGTCGCGCACTTTCATTCCGATGGCGTCAGCATCTTTGCGCCGGGGAGCGGCACGCCGCTGCGAACGATCAAGAAAGGAATAAGCACTCCTTTCGCCATGGCCTTCGATGCCTTCGACCAGCTCTACGTTGCGAACCACGGCGCGAACAGCGTCACCGTCTATGCCTTCGGCAGCATCGTCCCGGATCGCACCGTCTCGAAGTTCGTCAGCCACCCGACGTCCATCGCCATCGACGGCCTCAACAATCTCTACGTCGCGAACAGCACCGACGACAGCGTGTCGATCTACGGCCCGCACGATGCGCAGCCCAAGCGCGAACTCTTCCGCGGCGTTTTCAGGCCGACGTCGCTCGCGATCGACTCGTTCGATAACCTCTACGTTGGAAACAGCGCGGCCGGCCACGGGAGCGTCTCGGTGTACGCGCCGAAATCCGGTCGCCCGATACAGACGCTCTGCCCCGGCATCACGATCCCGGTCGCCATGGGCTTCGATGCCCACGGCTCGCTGTACGTCGCCAACACGAACTCGAAGAAGATACCGATTTTCCCGCCGCTGCCCTAA
- a CDS encoding amino acid permease codes for MHTLFRLMLFDRVKPLSTILAEGSDERHGLKRSLGPWSLTAMGIGAIIGTGIFVLTGVASATRAGPSLTISFIVAGIVSTLAALCYAEVSSKIPIAGSAYTYTYATLGEILAWSIGWSLVLEYALGSATVSVGWSGYFTFILKTLFNLNLPQVWQHSHWDPTPGIANLPAAAIVLAVTALLVRGTKESGAVNTVIVTIKVLVVLFFIAVGIGHINPANYHLPAGPRSGQGGYFPFGWAGTLGGAAFMFFAYIGFDAVSTTAEEARNPARDLPFGIIASLAVCTILYIVVSAILNGMVPFYTLNVAFPVAFAVNSVGLAWAGVIVSFGAIAGLTTVMLVQMYAQTRIFYAMSRDGLIPPRFTALHPSWRTPMFSQVFFGILIATAGALFPIDILGSLTNMGTLCAFVLVSAAVPLLRRRHPELKGLFKLPFGPYVIPALSAISALFLIYFLRVGNPLVWGFFPLVWLAFTIWLMAGLLFYFFYGRRKSTVAQRNG; via the coding sequence GTGCATACACTTTTCCGGCTGATGCTCTTCGATCGCGTTAAGCCGCTTTCGACGATCCTGGCCGAGGGTTCGGACGAGCGGCACGGCCTGAAGCGCTCGCTCGGGCCGTGGTCGCTGACGGCGATGGGGATCGGCGCGATCATCGGCACCGGCATTTTCGTGCTGACCGGAGTCGCTTCCGCGACGCGCGCCGGACCGTCGCTCACGATCTCGTTCATCGTCGCCGGCATCGTCAGCACGCTGGCCGCGCTGTGCTATGCGGAGGTTTCCAGCAAGATTCCCATTGCCGGCAGTGCGTACACGTACACCTACGCGACGCTCGGCGAGATCCTGGCCTGGAGCATCGGTTGGAGCCTTGTGCTCGAATATGCGTTGGGCTCTGCGACCGTCAGCGTCGGCTGGTCGGGCTACTTCACGTTCATCCTCAAGACGCTCTTCAACCTCAACCTGCCGCAGGTGTGGCAGCACAGCCACTGGGATCCAACCCCGGGAATCGCAAATCTCCCCGCGGCCGCGATCGTCTTGGCCGTTACCGCCCTTTTAGTGCGCGGCACCAAAGAGTCGGGCGCGGTCAACACCGTCATCGTCACGATCAAAGTCCTCGTGGTCCTGTTTTTCATCGCGGTCGGCATCGGCCACATCAACCCGGCGAACTATCATCTGCCGGCGGGTCCGCGCTCCGGGCAAGGCGGGTATTTTCCATTCGGCTGGGCCGGAACGCTGGGCGGCGCGGCCTTCATGTTCTTTGCGTACATCGGTTTCGACGCGGTCTCGACCACCGCCGAGGAGGCGCGAAACCCGGCTCGGGACCTGCCGTTCGGCATCATCGCCAGCTTGGCGGTCTGCACGATTCTCTACATCGTCGTTTCCGCGATCCTCAACGGCATGGTGCCGTTCTACACGCTCAACGTCGCGTTCCCCGTCGCCTTCGCGGTGAACAGCGTCGGCTTGGCGTGGGCCGGCGTCATCGTCTCCTTCGGCGCGATCGCCGGGCTAACGACGGTGATGCTCGTGCAGATGTACGCGCAGACGCGCATCTTCTATGCAATGTCCCGCGACGGACTGATCCCGCCGCGCTTCACGGCGCTGCACCCCAGCTGGCGCACGCCGATGTTTTCGCAGGTGTTCTTCGGGATTCTGATCGCGACCGCCGGCGCGCTCTTTCCGATCGACATCCTCGGTTCGCTAACCAACATGGGCACGTTGTGCGCGTTCGTGCTCGTCTCGGCCGCCGTGCCGCTGCTGCGTCGCCGCCACCCCGAACTCAAAGGGCTTTTTAAGCTCCCGTTCGGCCCGTACGTCATCCCCGCACTATCGGCGATCTCGGCGCTTTTCCTGATCTATTTTCTGCGCGTCGGCAATCCGCTTGTCTGGGGTTTCTTCCCGCTCGTGTGGCTGGCGTTTACGATCTGGCTCATGGCCGGACTGCTCTTCTACTTCTTCTACGGCCGCCGTAAGAGCACGGTGGCGCAACGGAATGGCTGA
- a CDS encoding rhodanese-like domain-containing protein, with protein sequence MQTITPADLEQRLTEEGAPFLLDVREVEELADGAIAGSVNIPMDDVEERLRELPRDRDIVVICHLGARSAYVTKRLNALGYGRAMNLRGGMEAWLARPPRANG encoded by the coding sequence GTGCAGACGATAACGCCGGCCGATCTGGAGCAGCGCCTTACCGAGGAAGGTGCGCCATTCTTGCTCGACGTCCGCGAGGTCGAGGAACTGGCCGACGGCGCGATCGCCGGATCGGTCAACATTCCGATGGACGACGTCGAGGAACGGCTGCGCGAGCTTCCGCGCGATCGCGACATCGTCGTGATCTGCCATCTCGGTGCCCGCAGCGCCTACGTCACGAAGCGGTTGAACGCGCTTGGTTACGGTCGCGCGATGAATCTGCGCGGCGGGATGGAGGCCTGGCTCGCGCGGCCCCCACGCGCAAACGGCTAG
- a CDS encoding DUF4440 domain-containing protein — protein MKLQTIAAFLFLALAPALAGAAPKPPPAPILKLVNAVIANTNADDAAALAGLFTGDAVVVDENPPFTWRGAGAGVAWWHVVDAVTQKAKMAHIKAVNVRAGEFKQTATDAYLVQALTVTGIAGTKPFAEAGTITYTFHNTGGNWLISSMVWTTKP, from the coding sequence GTGAAACTGCAAACGATCGCCGCTTTTCTATTCCTCGCACTCGCTCCCGCGCTGGCCGGCGCGGCACCGAAGCCGCCGCCGGCGCCGATCTTGAAGCTCGTCAACGCCGTCATTGCGAATACGAACGCGGATGACGCTGCAGCGCTTGCCGGGCTCTTCACCGGCGACGCGGTCGTCGTCGACGAAAATCCGCCGTTTACGTGGCGGGGCGCCGGCGCCGGGGTCGCGTGGTGGCACGTCGTTGACGCCGTCACGCAGAAGGCGAAGATGGCGCACATCAAGGCGGTGAACGTTCGCGCCGGCGAGTTTAAGCAAACGGCGACCGACGCGTATTTGGTGCAGGCGCTGACGGTCACCGGGATCGCCGGCACCAAGCCGTTTGCCGAAGCGGGGACGATCACGTACACCTTTCACAACACCGGAGGAAATTGGCTGATCTCCAGCATGGTCTGGACGACGAAACCGTAG
- a CDS encoding GYD domain-containing protein: MPKFLVEAKYTAGGTEGLLKSSASARRKAVEDLMASLGGKLESFYFSFGGTDAVIVVDLPSNEVALSVAFAVRASGMVHSATTLLISVEEADRAVEHHAKYRPPGA; the protein is encoded by the coding sequence ATGCCGAAGTTTCTCGTTGAGGCGAAGTACACGGCCGGCGGCACGGAAGGTCTATTGAAAAGCAGCGCATCGGCGCGGCGCAAAGCGGTTGAAGATCTGATGGCGTCGCTAGGCGGAAAGCTCGAGAGCTTCTACTTTTCCTTTGGCGGCACCGATGCGGTCATCGTCGTCGATCTGCCGAGCAACGAAGTCGCGTTGAGCGTCGCGTTCGCGGTCCGGGCGTCGGGCATGGTACACAGCGCCACGACGTTGCTGATTTCGGTCGAGGAAGCCGATCGAGCGGTCGAGCATCACGCCAAGTATCGGCCGCCCGGCGCATAG